Genomic DNA from Solanum dulcamara chromosome 4, daSolDulc1.2, whole genome shotgun sequence:
ACAAATGAAATCATAGGAAGAAGTAAAATTTAGCAGAAAAATAAGATAGAGATATTGTCCGAAACATAGCTAACATCATAACATGATAAACCCAAACACCTAATGAGGTTGTGCTTCTCTCACTGAAAAGGAAATTAACATTATCTAGTAAGTTCCAAGCACCCTGGACAATAATGATAAAGACAAACATCAATAAAAAGAAACTAACATTTCAAACTACCAATGTGACAACCCTGTAATGAACAGCCCTTTAATTTCCCAACAGTGGAACTGGAACGAGATTTCCATCTTCATCTTTTAGCTTTAACAGTAGCTACCCACTAATTCACAACACCAAGAGCTAAGAAACATCTAGAAAGAATATAAACCGTTATCCAgcaaaaacattttaaaaaaactggaaaaaggTTGAATTATCTCCTGGAGCATATAGATGCATGCCCAAAAGATGTGATGTACTTTGATCTGTGGACTGTGAATATGAATTCAAATATTTACATATCTGAAAAATGTAAAATTTACACATTCATCTATAGTTCTATCCATGAGATTAACTGTAATACTGGCAAACACCTTCTAGCAGCAAGAAACTCCTTTAGCACTACTAAGCAATTGTATAATGTCGATCTGCATCAAGAAGATAATCAGATTTACCTGCATACGTGTTCTTGCAAGCTCAACTGGATAGCAAGTGATGCAAGCAATGGAACGTGCTAAGGATCCTGCTACCAAGGGGACATATGGTGTAGCAATTGGTATATTACGTAATGTATACTCTTCCATAGAGTTGCAGAAAATGTCATAAAGTGGCAAATAGATCCCCACCTACAAAAGAGAACAAAAAACTTAGTAAAAACTATTACGAAACAAAACAGGTGATAAAGCAATTGCATATAACTGCATGCTTCAATATTTAATAACCagtgaaaactgaaaaaacaaaTGAATTTCTGAATTAAAACCTACAGAAGGGATTGCCAATGTTAGACTTGCATTAGTGCCTCTCCACAATCTGGTAAATCCTTCCTGTACAAGTTACCTGGGTTAAATAGATGACACAGTTGACTTTACTTTCACAGAGACAATGAAATGCAGAAATGCACTGGAAGAAGATGCTGAGAGAAACTCCCTATTTTGCAGGCTCAATggattttatttcttttctttgttgaCCTGATAATACTTCATGACTTCACAATAACTATGGCACAGTTATTCATATCAGCTTCCAACCTATAACGTCAACACTCAACTTTTTTTTGAGAGGGGAGGGGGGAAGAAGGTAGTGACAGTAAACCCTTCCAAGGGTCACTCTGTTTACAGAATTATCACCTTTTACATGACCATCTGTCCATCTCATATAAAAGCCATAGATGTTTATAATGAGAAGAGAGTTGTCTTTCATGCTCCAGAAAAAGGAGCTAGAATTTTCGATTTGAAATGTTTTTGCAGACTGACTACAAAAATCATCCTCAAGACTTTCTTAGATGACTAGTTCATGATGTATGCTCATGTTATAGTAGTCATAACTTTGAGTGGATTTTCAGATAAGACACTCGCATTTTCAAATCAGAAGATCTCAAACTACATTATAGACACAGAACTATATTACTTCCCACAGAAAGTAACGAACCTGACGTATTACTTTATAAAAGACATCAAGCGTTCCTTTATATCGAAAACACTCTGGAGAACATGTTGGTTCAGCACCAAGAACGGCACGAGTGCCTGACGAGTTGAACTTCACACCTGTCAGCACCTAAACAAGATAGCAGGGCCAAAATCATATACTGAAGAACATATAGTGAAAAATCAATCAACTTAAGTTGTTCCTTGCAACTTTAGATTGATAATGTAGGTAAAACTGAAAACATCTCATCCACAAGATCTCGAAGACAGCATGAAACACATATAGCTTCCACAATCAAATTATCTTTTTTGCCTCGGGGTTTAACAAGTTGAAGTCGCATGAAAAATTGGGCGTAAAATGCTGGGAACTTACTGTATTTGAATGAAGATGTCCCAAATTACACAGGATGTCATAAGGGACACCAGCAGCCTGAGCTTGCAACCTTGTCTGCAAAGCAGGAAAAAAGATGTCATTAAAATGTAAAGGATCAACAGATTATCCTCGGCATTAATCCGTGTTTAAGCAATAATATTAGAAATGTAACAGTGGAGcacataaataaattgaaagagaaatccttacaataaacaaaaatagTATAGGGTTTTAGGTTAAATGCTTAAACATCAAACAATCAATCTATATATCACTACTCCTCAATATCCCAATTTGAGGTCCTCTAAATGAACCATTCTGCTCAATTCAGGTCCATTTCATTTCAATACTAAATAATTTACCATTGAAAGAACAATATGGGCTTAATATAAGAATGAAGATTAAAAGGGGGGGAAAGTAACCTTTGCAACATCAAGAGGGTTGACGAGGATGGCGGAGATAACAGCAGCTCCGGCGGCGGAAATAGCCCTCTCTCCAAAACCCAAATTGACATCCGTAAAGTTGTTAGAATGTGAAGGCGAGTCCCCATCAGAAACGGCGACGTTTTTGTCTAATTCAACGGTGGTTCTTGTTGCAGTAGCTGCCCCAATCCATGAAGACAACCCCTGTTTTGTTGGTGATGATCCAACCATCAAAAATTGTATCTTTGTATAGGAATCAATCGAAATAATTTTTGGGTATCTTTCAAAGAATTTGCAGCTTTTGGGGAAGAactatttttgttttttgtattaaaattgatgaaatttctAGGGGTTTTCTGCGATTCTTGGTGGTGGAAAATATGATTTAttagtatttttaattaatatttgcaTGGAGAAGCTGAACTGAGAAGCAAAAAATGAATTCGTGGCGGCTGTTTGTACATACGGAATCTCTTTTCCTATTTTTTGGGAAACGTATATTAGTTTCacttaaagaaataaaaaaagattttacaagtttttagactaatatatattaaatattattatatattataagtttataagttttgtataattcgcgcgatttatataaatattgtacGTGAATTGAATTGTAGATTGAAATATACAAAGATTGCAAactgtatagcgaattatacaaatattgtacatgaattgtatagtgaaatatacaaattcTATACAAACACTGCGAATTGTATAAATGAATACAAAAGCtgcgtgaattatacaaactttgcaataactatagctacgaattgtaattagcaaatTATAGttataaaacataattaaaataattttgagtGACTATATacgaattttcttttttaattttagtccgtttcaaaaaaaaaagagtggcAATCAATCATTCCAGCTTGTCTGTAGTAACAAACATGCTCAGCAAATTACTCCCTGGACGTTCATCTTTTTCAATATGTCAAAAGCAAAATAAAGAATCACTTCCTCCTGTGTTTGTCGAATTAAGAATGACTGTTGCTAAGAAAATCCATATTCTGACTTATAATAGTAAGTCTATATTATTTATGACAACGCTACTCATTTGATGTACCGCAATCATACAAATTTTAATTAGGCGGAAccatcggtggcccctcaaagttggcaccaactttcacttagacacttcaattaagatttgttcattttagacacctcaagtaaggtttcgatgtgtcattttgacacttttttttacaatcacccaaatatctaaagtgtgtaatacacttgccgctgatgtgtcaaagtgaTCAATTAAATGAAGTTAATGACCACTTTTTCtaatcaaaagtcattattttaaaattatttttgataaatctgtcacgtttcttcatttaattggtcactttAACACATCAGCatcaagtgtattacacacactttagatatttgggtgattgtaaaaaaaagtatcaaaatgacacatcagaaccttacttgaggtgtctaaaatgaacaaagcttagttgaggtgtctaagtgaaagttggtgccaactttgaggggccaccgatggattAGGCCTTTTAATTATGATgcttataattataaaataaatatcctatttaacaaaaaaaaatgtccccatcaatcattttatttatagtttgaaTGTATCTTGCCTTTGTttgtttctttcatttttttttcttgttttgtttggGGAATTAATGTAAGGTAGGGTATTTTGTTGCTTGAGTGGTCTGCATCTGCTGTACAGTTTTTAACCTAATTAATCATTTtgtttatctttcttttttttcctctctcTTTTCATGTGGTGTTATATTCCTTGAAATGCAAGTATTATCTGCAGCTGAGCTGTTGATTGCCCCCACATGCATTAATTCACCTTCCAATATTTTGCATGCAAAAAGGGCTCCATTTTGAAAGAGAAGTTTCAAAATGAAATTCTGAGTAAAAGCCAAATTAGTACGTACACCACTGATTATAAAAGTGGCCTTCTAAAGGAATTTTGAGATACTATATCCTGATGACAAGATTAATTAATTTGGAAATTTGGTCAATTAAGTGGGACTAATGTATGTAAGTTGTAAGCTCTACAAGCATATAAAAAATAGACAAAATCAACTCTTTAACTAAACCGTGATGCTAATTACATATTTTAGATGAAATTCTCACCCTCGTGATGCATTTCTGAGACATTATATTGGTTAAGTGAAGCTAATTAATCAAGACTcgagagcaacaaattcaagaactCTAAAACACGACAAATTTTTAGTCAATTGAGGAGCTATGGGGAACGATTGTCATTTCTAAGTTCATACATTTTACTCTcaatttttcaacaaaaaaacaaaTGTAAACAACTGGCCCATCTTACAATTTAGAGGTGGCCATTGGCAAATGGGATAAAATGTGACGAGTCAAATTCAATTTGACAATTTTTACCTAGTT
This window encodes:
- the LOC129886487 gene encoding mitochondrial carrier protein MTM1-like, which produces MVGSSPTKQGLSSWIGAATATRTTVELDKNVAVSDGDSPSHSNNFTDVNLGFGERAISAAGAAVISAILVNPLDVAKTRLQAQAAGVPYDILCNLGHLHSNTVLTGVKFNSSGTRAVLGAEPTCSPECFRYKGTLDVFYKVIRQEGFTRLWRGTNASLTLAIPSVGIYLPLYDIFCNSMEEYTLRNIPIATPYVPLVAGSLARSIACITCYPVELARTRMQAFKDTKNGVKPPGVWKTLVGVVSPVNSVNSYQKSMQTYRLLWTGLGAQLARDVPFSAICWSTLEPVRRKLLGVVGDEASVATVFGANFSAGFVAGSLAASATCPLDVARTRRQIENDPERALRMTTRQTLVEIWRGGGFKGLFTGIGPRVARAGPSVGIVVSFYEVVKYCLRHRHMHRQSESADL